From Cotesia glomerata isolate CgM1 linkage group LG2, MPM_Cglom_v2.3, whole genome shotgun sequence, a single genomic window includes:
- the LOC123258509 gene encoding protein abrupt-like isoform X2 has product MGSSAQLYSLSWGEFSTSLTSAVQLLRGHGDLVDVTLAAGGRTYPAHKIVLSAASPFLLNLLKSTPCEHPVVLLAGVSSDDLESLLEFVYKGEVSVEPSQLPSLLQAAHCLSINGLASPTILTENGEEVPPTAIPTVTEPVTREIMNSSIPINRRKKRRRKSSSSSGKWAKIDTATDTEDRHDGHGDDDRTTDCDQKNEETSVNADDDGHSKGKSVSDQPTKCPLCGAILRQSRNLRRHLELLHFGAGNNNKPSVRIRRRKHDFQSPTMVPRIHQSQLRTAITNDNSDFSSLNPLSLTSTVNSLSSNFPGNILTPGSEVHPRSELITAVNPLVLEPPNNGLYSSENSASMLNLLPNLPSLSTLPSPHDVFLHEKMLRAGTAYHDSSRQHIKHILRENVT; this is encoded by the exons ATGGGGAGCAGTGCTCAATTATACAGTTTATCTTGGGGTGAATTTAGCACGTCGCTAACTTCAGCAGTGCAATTACTTAGAGGACATGGTGATCTTGTTGATGTAACATTGGCGGCTGGTGGTCGTACTTATCCAGCACACAAAATAGTTCTCTCGGCTGCCAgtccttttttattaaacttgcTCAAG AGTACACCATGTGAACATCCAGTTGTTTTGCTTGCTGGAGTAAGCTCTGACGATTTAGAATCTTTGTtagaatttgtttataaagGTGAAGTGAGTGTTGAACCTTCACAATTGCCTTCATTGCTACAAGCAGCACATTGCTTGAGTATTAATGGACTCGCATCTCCGACAATATTAACTGAA AATGGTGAAGAAGTTCCTCCTACAGCAATACCAACAGTTACTGAACCAGTAACACGGGAAATAATGAATTCAAGTATTCCAATAAATCGTCGAAAAAAGAGAAGAAGAAAATCATCATCTTCATCCGGTAAATGGGCAAAAATAGATACGGCAACTGATACTGAGGATCGACATGATGGTCATGGTGATGACGATAGAACTACCGATTGTGATCAAAAAAATGAGGAGACTAGTGTTAATGCCGACGATG atGGACATTCCAAAGGTAAAAGTGTATCTGACCAACCAACCAAATGTCCATTGTGCGGTGCAATTTTACGTCAATCTCGAAACCTCCGCCGTCACCTTGAGCTCCTTCATTTTGGTGCTGGAAATAATAACAAACCGTCGGTGCGTATACGACGGCGTAAACATGATTTTCAATCACCAACAATGGTACCGCGTATCCATCAAAGTCAATTGAGAACGGCAATCACAAATGACAATTCTGACTTTTCATCACTCAATCCACTATCTCTCACCTCGACTGTCAACTCATTGTCTTCTAATTTTCCtg GTAACATTTTGACACCTGGATCTGAGGTTCACCCACGAAGTGAACTAATTACCGCTGTTAATCCACTAGTTCTGGAACCGCCAAACAATGGACTTTATTCATCGGAAAATAGTGCAAGTATGCTAAATTTATTGCCAAATTTGCCGTCATTATCAACGTTGCCATCGCCTCACGATGTttttttacatgaaaaaatgttacGAGCGGGTACCGCTTATCATGATTCTTCAAGGCAACATATTAAACATATACTACGTGAAAATGTTACTTAA
- the LOC123258509 gene encoding protein tramtrack, alpha isoform-like isoform X1, translated as MGSSAQLYSLSWGEFSTSLTSAVQLLRGHGDLVDVTLAAGGRTYPAHKIVLSAASPFLLNLLKSTPCEHPVVLLAGVSSDDLESLLEFVYKGEVSVEPSQLPSLLQAAHCLSINGLASPTILTENGEEVPPTAIPTVTEPVTREIMNSSIPINRRKKRRRKSSSSSGKWAKIDTATDTEDRHDGHGDDDRTTDCDQKNEETSVNADDASERSKFSNHRTTNDWITSTGAHIPSSLTVTEVQTALTADNFTDIKPSLQTLMAMQQQYSPLHIPTFSGSLSMALPGFPLPTTSSSTLKVRGASDCPGICPLCGATLRQARNLRRHLLSSCKYRLNSFHTLQQSADHVVVDIEPKIEIGAFSGQNHGNDSGESNSCEQIVCHPSPLPSPTHNSNNMSPHQNISETIAR; from the exons ATGGGGAGCAGTGCTCAATTATACAGTTTATCTTGGGGTGAATTTAGCACGTCGCTAACTTCAGCAGTGCAATTACTTAGAGGACATGGTGATCTTGTTGATGTAACATTGGCGGCTGGTGGTCGTACTTATCCAGCACACAAAATAGTTCTCTCGGCTGCCAgtccttttttattaaacttgcTCAAG AGTACACCATGTGAACATCCAGTTGTTTTGCTTGCTGGAGTAAGCTCTGACGATTTAGAATCTTTGTtagaatttgtttataaagGTGAAGTGAGTGTTGAACCTTCACAATTGCCTTCATTGCTACAAGCAGCACATTGCTTGAGTATTAATGGACTCGCATCTCCGACAATATTAACTGAA AATGGTGAAGAAGTTCCTCCTACAGCAATACCAACAGTTACTGAACCAGTAACACGGGAAATAATGAATTCAAGTATTCCAATAAATCGTCGAAAAAAGAGAAGAAGAAAATCATCATCTTCATCCGGTAAATGGGCAAAAATAGATACGGCAACTGATACTGAGGATCGACATGATGGTCATGGTGATGACGATAGAACTACCGATTGTGATCAAAAAAATGAGGAGACTAGTGTTAATGCCGACGATG CAAGCGAGCggtcaaaattttctaatcACCGGACAACCAACGACTGGATCACAAGCACAGGAGCACACATACCATCGTCATTAACAGTCACGGAGGTTCAAACAGCACTAACGGCGGATAATTTCACTGATATAAAACCTTCACTACAAACATTAATGGCCATGCAGCAACAGTACTCACCATTGCACATTCCTACATTTTCCGGGTCACTCAGCATGGCTTTGCCAGGTTTTCCATTACCAACAACAAGTTCATCAACACTAAAAGTCCGTGGTGCATCTGATTGTCCAGGAATTTGTCCGCTCTGTGGAGCAACGTTACGACAAGCAAGAAATCTACGCAGGCATTTATTGTCATCATGCAAGTATCGACTGAATAGTTTTCACACGTTACAACAATCGGCTGACCATGTTGTAGTGGATATTGAACCGAAAATAGAAATAGGTGCATTTAGCGGACAAAATCATGGCAATGATAGCGGTGAAAGTAATAGTTGTGAACAAATTGTGTGCCATCCAAGTCCACTACCGTCACCTACACACAATTCTAACAATATGTCACCTCATCAAAATATATCGGAAACTATTGCCAGATGA